A stretch of the Lactuca sativa cultivar Salinas chromosome 9, Lsat_Salinas_v11, whole genome shotgun sequence genome encodes the following:
- the LOC111878890 gene encoding uncharacterized protein At2g29880-like, whose product MKRDWQCVYDMVNGSNTSGFGYDYEKHCVTAEDSVWEAYLQVHKEATRRKHKSFPYYEDLCIVFGKDRAQGNRARDFIEMEQDVNLEEELQESDDDILESEEISHNTTVQNEETSPSVRSNKRKRHADDVFNNAVGLITESLKEISKDLSQGIKFDMKINELSEKIPLEILKMSSLSQVEKFKTLTKIKSDAINVQIFWQIEEGDREV is encoded by the exons ATGAAGAGAGATTGGCAATGTGTCTACGATATGGTAAACGGTTCAAACACAAGCGGGTTTGGTTATGATTATGAAAAACATTGTGTTACTGCTGAGGATTCGGTTTGGGAGGCGTACCTACAA GTTCATAAAGAAGCGACTAGACGGAAACACAAATCATTTCCTTACTATGAAGATCTTTGCATTGTTTTTGGAAAAGACCGAGCTCAAGGAAATAGAGCTAGAGATTTCATTGAGATGGAGCAAGATGTGAACTTAGAAGAAGAACTGCAAGAGTCGGATGATGACATACTTGAATCCGAGGAAATTAGCCATAATACAACAGTGCAAAATGAGGAAACTTCACCAAGTGTTCGCTCTAATAAGAGGAAACGGCATGCCGATGATGTGTTCAATAATGCGGTTGGCTTGATTACTGAAAGTCTTAAAGAAATATCAAAAGATTTGAGTCAAGGTATTAAATTTGACATGAAGATTAACGAATTGAGTGAGAAGATCCCTCTGGAGATTTTAAAGATGAGTTCATTAAGTCAAGTCGAGAAGTTCAAAACTTTGACCAAGATAAAAAGTGATGCAATAAACGTACAAATTTTTTGGCAAATTGAAGAAGGCGATAGAGAAGTTTAG